The nucleotide sequence TATAGTTAGCAGCGTTTAAACCGGTTAACATTTCTGATTCTTTGCTGCGTAAGTTTACTGTTTCTACACCATCATTATTAATGTCACAAACCTGAAGACCTCGAATTGGGGTAATGGCAGGGGTTTTGTTTACGATTAACACCAAAGGAACCGTGTTATAACAGCTAGAGTTGGTAAACCCTACGCGCACATAAATCGTTTGTTGGTCTTTTACTTTATTGATGTAAGCGCCGGTATTGAAGATGGCATTGGCATTGGCATCTGCATCTCCTTGGGTTTCGTGGAAAGTAACTACCGAATTAGCCGGCATTGGGTTTCCTGCGATTAATACACGGGTTACATCTAAGTTAAACTCTCCAAATCCATCATTGTTTAAATCACAATATGTTAATGGTGCAATGCTGTTAGCTACTGGAGTGTTGATGATTTGTAACTGCAAAGGAACTACCGTGAAACAGTCGCCATCTAAATTGCGTACACGCACATAAATGGTTCCCGCTGCTCCGGTGTAATTTACAGGTAACATTAAAGCGGTGTTGCCTAATAATGCATCTTGCTGCGTGCTGTAAAACTCTAAAGACACACCTAGTGGACTAACAGGTACGGTGCTATAAGCTAAATTTAAATCGAAATTTGCTAAACCTGTATTTCCGTTTTCACATGCTGTGATTGGTAAAACTGTGGTTTGGATTAACGGTAATAAGTTTCTATATAAATAGAAAGAAGTTACTCCAAATGACAATGAGTTGTTACTATCGGTTACGCGAACCCATATACGTTCACCATTTGTTCCGTTATAGGTTGCTAAACTTCCCGATGGTATCGCATTGATGCCTGTATCTGCATCGGGTTTGCTTAAATGGTAAGTTACTATATATCCTGCTGCATTGTTGTAAACAACTGGGGTTTGAACGGTTAAATCAAATGTCTGTACACTTTCACCTTCACATATCGATAAGTCCGGTAAAGGATTTAACGTTAAACTACAATTTAGTAAACTGATTGTAAATGAGGTTACATAAGGACATGGATTGTTTAACTCGTAGGCACGAACCCATATCGTTAATGAACCGACAGTACTATTTGGTAAATTATAAAAATTAGAAATTGCATTGGTATCATTCTCCGCATCTTGTTGCGTTAAATAATAACTGAATAATATATCTGGATTGCTCGTTACTCCCGTCAAAGCATCGTCTAAATTAAATCGGGTCGAAGAACCTGAACTCGGACACAATGATATATTCTGGGGCGCGGAAATCGTTACATAATCAAAAAATTCTATTCGAACGGGTGGTGCTTCTAACACACAGCCTGTTACGTTAGGTATAAAACCTTTAACACTGTATTCTCCCGTTTCTGTAACTACTAAATTAGGACCGGTTTGACCTGGAATTTGCACACCATCTTTAAACCACTCAAAAGTAAATAAGTTAGGGTCTAAACCAGACTGTAACGTATAGCTATCGCCCACACATAAACCTTCGCCATTTTCAATTAAAACAGGGTTACCTAAATCTAAATCACCAATATCAAAACTTCCTGCTTTGAAAAATGCAGCACTACTATGTCTGTTGTTTGGACAGAAATCTATTACCGCTAATTTAATTGTGTACTTTCTACCAACAATAACATTTGCCGTTAAAGATGTCATTGGAACTGTATGACCTATATAATTTATAGGTGCAGACAAAGCTGGTGTAGTGCTTGGGGCTGCATAAACATTTCCCATATACAAAGGGTTAACATTGGCGCAAGTTCCTCCTGACTTTGTTACATCACGTACTGTATTAATTGAAATTGGGTCTGTGGTATTTGGAACTAGCGCTAAGTTTTGTCCTACTCCTGTGGTCGTATCAATTAACCATGCTGCAAACATAGCTCCATTTTCACACCACTCTCCACATTGAGAATGATAACTATTTGATGCAAATAAGTATTCAAAAGTAACTGAACTTTGGACTGGTATAAAATCAAATTCAAGTTGAGTGGATCGATAGGTAGGCTGCGACCCTCCCCCTGCATTATTAATAGCATCATTTAAAGTTTGATCTCCAGCCCAACGTTCACCATTCACACCACTTGTTTGCCTGAGTGATGGCCCAGGAATTTCAGCAGGTGAATCAGTACACAAAACGACACCATCCTCAAAAGGAAAAGTTGAACCGTTTTGGTTAAAATACGCCAAATTGTAATACTGTTGAGCTTGTGGCGATCCATCTCCATTTTGATACCTTACATTAGACACCAAATCACATTGAGATCGCACTAAAACATCCTTCACAAGCTCGTCGGGCGTATAAGTAGCGTCCACAGCCACATAATTGTACTGCTGGCTAAATCCTAAAAAGCTGGTTACTAAAAACAGTATTAATAAATATTTGTTTCTCATAGTTAGTTAATATAAAATTTATGAGTTAAATAAAACAAAAAAACACACTTTGTTTTTAAAAGCGAAATTTACATAAAATTAAGAAACTATTAAGGTTTTTTTTGAAAAAGTTTTAAACAAGGTAAAATTTAACAGTTTTAAGCTGCCGAAAAATCACATCGCACATATTATATTTCTTGACTACAATACTTTATTTAGCACATTTCACTATATTTGCATTCTTAATATTTTATCTAATAAATACTATTAAAATTATGTGTAAATCAGACGCATTACACGATGATATAGGCGAAAACCACATTGGAACTAGCGACTATACACCTTTGAGAGCCGACGCTTTTTCTATTTCGGACGATGAAAAAATTGAACGAATCAAGAAAGATGTAGAAAATATTTTAAATACTTTGGGTATGGATTTGACCGACGATAGTTTGAAAGGTACTCCTAACCGTGTGGCTAAAATGTTTGTGAAGGAAATTTTTGGAGGATTGAATCCTGAAAAAAAACCTTCTTCATCTACTTTTGACAATAAATATAAGTATAATGAAATGTTGGTTGAAAAAAACATTGTGGTTTATTCAACCTGCGAGCATCATTTACTGCCAATCGTTGGGCGTGCGCATGTGGCATACATATCAAACGGAAAAGTGGTTGGTTTGTCTAAAATGAACCGCATTGTAGATTACTACGCAAAACGCCCACAGGTGCAAGAACGCTTAACCATTCAGATTGTTGAAGAATTAAAACGTGTGTTAGGAACCGACGATGTGGCTTGTGTGGTAGATGCCAAACATTTGTGTGTAAATTCCCGTGGTATTCGCGATATTGAAAGTTCAACTGTTACTGCAGAGTTCAGCGGTGCTTTTAAAAACGAAACAACCCGCAGAGAGTTTTTAGACTATATTAAATTAGATACGCAGTTTTAGTTTAACGCGAATTTGCTAATTCGCAATAGCGCAACAATTATGAAAGAAAACCTAAAAATATACAATTCAATTACCGGAGAAAAAGAGCTTTTTAAACCTTTGCACGAAGATAAAGTAGGTATGTATGTTTGTGGACCTACTGTTTACAGCAATGTGCATTTGGGAAATGTGCGCACTTTTCTTTCGTTTGATTTTATCTTCCGAAGCCTT is from Paenimyroides aestuarii and encodes:
- the folE gene encoding GTP cyclohydrolase I FolE → MCKSDALHDDIGENHIGTSDYTPLRADAFSISDDEKIERIKKDVENILNTLGMDLTDDSLKGTPNRVAKMFVKEIFGGLNPEKKPSSSTFDNKYKYNEMLVEKNIVVYSTCEHHLLPIVGRAHVAYISNGKVVGLSKMNRIVDYYAKRPQVQERLTIQIVEELKRVLGTDDVACVVDAKHLCVNSRGIRDIESSTVTAEFSGAFKNETTRREFLDYIKLDTQF